A stretch of the Nicotiana tabacum cultivar K326 chromosome 6, ASM71507v2, whole genome shotgun sequence genome encodes the following:
- the LOC107805057 gene encoding CDPK-related kinase 4-like (The RefSeq protein has 3 substitutions compared to this genomic sequence), which produces MGHCCSKGVTADNDGHVVSVVDGNSSVSTNNRPKPSPSPARPQSVGNGTSYTNNNTPAHSFTTSPFQSPYPAGIPPSPSPVGTARRKFKWPFPPPSPAKPILSAILKRQGTTSAKPKEGPIPEDEGGEGERQLDKSFGYPKNLTAKIELGKEVGRGHFGHTCWAKGKKGELKNQPVAVKIISKAKMTTAISIEDVRREVKILKALSGHQNLVKFYDAFEDANNVYIVMELCEGGVLLDRILSRGGRYTEEDAKSILVQILNVVAFCHLQGVVHRDLKPENFLFTKKEEDAPMKVIDFGLSDFIRPDQRLNDIVGSAYYVAPEVLHRSYSIEADMWSIGVITYILLCGSRPFWARTESGIFRSVLRADPNFEDSPWPSVSAEARDFVKRLLNKDHRKRMTASQALAHPWLRTENPVLPLDILIFKLVKSYTRASPLKRAALKALSKALTEEELIYLRAQFNLLEPKDGRVSLNNFKMALTKQMTDAMRESRVFDILNLMEPLSYKPLDFEEFCAAAISTYQLEALENWEQIASAAFEHFEQEGNRVISVEELAQEMNLGPTAYAFLKDCIRPSDRKLSFLGYTKYLHGVTIRGSSTRHHR; this is translated from the exons ATGGGGCACTGCTGCAGTAAGGGTGTTACCGCCGATAATGACGGTCACGTCGTCTCCGTTGTTGACGGAAACTCATCCGTCTCCACAAACAACCGCCCCAAACCATCACCGTCACCGGCACGTCCACAGTCCGTCGGGAACGGGACGAGTTACACTAACAACAACACGCCAGCTCACTCATTTACAACCAGTCCTTTTCAGAGCCCATACCCTGCCGGAATACCTCCCTCCCCGTCTCCGGTCGGAACGCCGAGAAGGAAATTCAAGTGGCCATTTCCACCGCCGTCGCCGGCGAAGCCTATATTATCGGCGATCCTTAAGCGGCAGGGAACGACGTCAGCAAAGCCAAAAGAAGGGCCAATACCGGAAGATGAAGGTGGTGAAGGTGAGAGACAGCTGGATAAAAGCTTTGGTTATCCAAAGAACTTGACGGCAAAGTATGAGCTTGGAAAGGAAGTAGGTCGAGGGCATTTTGGACATACTTGTTGGGCTaaaggtaaaaaaggcgaactTAAAAATCAACCGGTCGCTGTGAAGATCATTTCAAAAGCTAAG ATGACAACAGCTATATCTATTGAAGATGTTCGCAGGGAGGTGAAGATATTGAAGGCCTTGTCTGGACATCAGAATCTTGTCAAGTTTTATGATGCCTTTGAGGATGCCAACAATGTCTACATAGTAATGGA GTTATGTGAAGGAGGGGAACTATTGGACAGGATTCTATCAAG AGGTGGGAGATACACAGAGGAGGATGCCAAAAGTATACTGGTTCAAATACTAAATGTTGTCGCCTTTTGTCATCTTCAAGGTGTGGTCCACCGTGATCTGAAGCCAGAG AACTTCCTTTTTACGAAGAAAGAAGAGGATGCACCAATGAAGGTTATTGATTTTGGTCTATCAGACTTCATCAGACCAG ATCAACGTCTTAATGATATTGTTGGCAGTGCATACTATGTTGCACCTGAAGTACTTCATAGGTCATACAGTATTGAAGCAGATATGTGGAGTATTGGTGTGATAACGTATATCTTATTGTGTGGAAGTAGACCTTTCTGGGCACGTACAGAGTCAGGCATTTTTCGATCCGTGTTACGAGCTGATCCTAATTTTGAGGACTCACCTTGGCCTTCAGTGTCTGCAGaggccagagattttgtgaaaagGCTTTTGAATAAAGACCATAGGAAGAGAATGACCGCTTCTCAAGCATTGG CTCATCCATGGTTAAGGACGGAAAATCCTGTTTTACCTTTAGACATATTGATCTTTAAATTAGTCAAGTCTTATACTCGAGCCTCACCCTTGAAACGTGCAGCATTGAAG GCTCTTTCAAAAGCATTGACAGAAGAAGAGTTAATCTACCTCAGGGCTCAATTCAATTTATTGGAACCGAAAGATGGTCGTGTGTCACTCAACAATTTTAAGATG GCACTTACTAAACAAATGACTGATGCCATGAGGGAGTCAAGAGTTTTTGACATCTTAAATTTG ATGGAACCATTATCCTATAAACCACTGGATTTTGAAGAGTTCTGTGCTGCCGCAATTAGTACATATCAGCTTGAGGCTCTTGAAAATTGGGAACAAATTGCTAGTGCCGCTTTTGAGCATTTTGAGCAAGAAGGAAACCGTGTCATTTCCGTTGAGGAATTAGCACAG GAAATGAATTTGGGCCCAACTGCTTATGCTTTTCTCAAGGATTGTATCAGACCATCTGATAGAAAACTAAGTTTCCTTGGGTATACCAAATATTTGCATGGTGTGACTATTCGTGGTTCAAGCACAAGACATCATCGATAA
- the LOC107805057 gene encoding CDPK-related kinase 4-like isoform X2, with the protein MTTAISIEDVRREVKILKALSGHQNLVKFYDAFEDANNVYIVMELCEGGELLDRILSRGGRYTEEDAKSILVQILNVVAFCHLQGVVHRDLKPENFLFTKKEEDAPMKVIDFGLSDFIRPDQRLNDIVGSAYYVAPEVLHRSYSIEADMWSIGVITYILLCGSRPFWARTESGIFRSVLRADPNFEDSPWPSVSAEARDFVKRLLNKDHRKRMTASQALAHPWLRTENPVLPLDILIFKLVKSYTRASPLKRAALKALSKALTEEELIYLRAQFNLLEPKDGRVSLNNFKMALTKQMTDAMRESRVFDILNLMEPLSYKPLDFEEFCAAAISTYQLEALENWEQIASAAFEHFEQEGNRVISVEELAQEMNLGPTAYAFLKDCIRPSDRKLSFLGYTKYLHGVTIRGSSTRHHR; encoded by the exons ATGACAACAGCTATATCTATTGAAGATGTTCGCAGGGAGGTGAAGATATTGAAGGCCTTGTCTGGACATCAGAATCTTGTCAAGTTTTATGATGCCTTTGAGGATGCCAACAATGTCTACATAGTAATGGA GTTATGTGAAGGAGGGGAACTATTGGACAGGATTCTATCAAG AGGTGGGAGATACACAGAGGAGGATGCCAAAAGTATACTGGTTCAAATACTAAATGTTGTCGCCTTTTGTCATCTTCAAGGTGTGGTCCACCGTGATCTGAAGCCAGAG AACTTCCTTTTTACGAAGAAAGAAGAGGATGCACCAATGAAGGTTATTGATTTTGGTCTATCAGACTTCATCAGACCAG ATCAACGTCTTAATGATATTGTTGGCAGTGCATACTATGTTGCACCTGAAGTACTTCATAGGTCATACAGTATTGAAGCAGATATGTGGAGTATTGGTGTGATAACGTATATCTTATTGTGTGGAAGTAGACCTTTCTGGGCACGTACAGAGTCAGGCATTTTTCGATCCGTGTTACGAGCTGATCCTAATTTTGAGGACTCACCTTGGCCTTCAGTGTCTGCAGaggccagagattttgtgaaaagGCTTTTGAATAAAGACCATAGGAAGAGAATGACCGCTTCTCAAGCATTGG CTCATCCATGGTTAAGGACGGAAAATCCTGTTTTACCTTTAGACATATTGATCTTTAAATTAGTCAAGTCTTATACTCGAGCCTCACCCTTGAAACGTGCAGCATTGAAG GCTCTTTCAAAAGCATTGACAGAAGAAGAGTTAATCTACCTCAGGGCTCAATTCAATTTATTGGAACCGAAAGATGGTCGTGTGTCACTCAACAATTTTAAGATG GCACTTACTAAACAAATGACTGATGCCATGAGGGAGTCAAGAGTTTTTGACATCTTAAATTTG ATGGAACCATTATCCTATAAACCACTGGATTTTGAAGAGTTCTGTGCTGCCGCAATTAGTACATATCAGCTTGAGGCTCTTGAAAATTGGGAACAAATTGCTAGTGCCGCTTTTGAGCATTTTGAGCAAGAAGGAAACCGTGTCATTTCCGTTGAGGAATTAGCACAG GAAATGAATTTGGGCCCAACTGCTTATGCTTTTCTCAAGGATTGTATCAGACCATCTGATAGAAAACTAAGTTTCCTTGGGTATACCAAATATTTGCATGGTGTGACTATTCGTGGTTCAAGCACAAGACATCATCGATAA
- the LOC107805057 gene encoding CDPK-related kinase 4-like isoform X1 gives MGHCCSKGVTADNDGHVVSVVDGNSSVSTNNRPKPSPSPARPQSVGNGTSYTNNNTPAHSFTTSPFQSPYPAGIPPSPSPVGTPRRKFKWPFPPPSPAKPILSAILKRQGTTSAKPKEGPIPEDEGGEGERQLDKSFGYPKNLTAKYELGKEVGRGHFGHTCWAKGKKGELKNQPVAVKIISKAKMTTAISIEDVRREVKILKALSGHQNLVKFYDAFEDANNVYIVMELCEGGELLDRILSRGGRYTEEDAKSILVQILNVVAFCHLQGVVHRDLKPENFLFTKKEEDAPMKVIDFGLSDFIRPDQRLNDIVGSAYYVAPEVLHRSYSIEADMWSIGVITYILLCGSRPFWARTESGIFRSVLRADPNFEDSPWPSVSAEARDFVKRLLNKDHRKRMTASQALAHPWLRTENPVLPLDILIFKLVKSYTRASPLKRAALKALSKALTEEELIYLRAQFNLLEPKDGRVSLNNFKMALTKQMTDAMRESRVFDILNLVRHLMLL, from the exons ATGGGGCACTGCTGCAGTAAGGGTGTTACCGCCGATAATGACGGTCACGTCGTCTCCGTTGTTGACGGAAACTCATCCGTCTCCACAAACAACCGCCCCAAACCATCACCGTCACCGGCACGTCCACAGTCCGTCGGGAACGGGACGAGTTACACTAACAACAACACGCCAGCTCACTCATTTACAACCAGTCCTTTTCAGAGCCCATACCCTGCCGGAATACCTCCCTCCCCGTCTCCGGTCGGAACGCCGAGAAGGAAATTCAAGTGGCCATTTCCACCGCCGTCGCCGGCGAAGCCTATATTATCGGCGATCCTTAAGCGGCAGGGAACGACGTCAGCAAAGCCAAAAGAAGGGCCAATACCGGAAGATGAAGGTGGTGAAGGTGAGAGACAGCTGGATAAAAGCTTTGGTTATCCAAAGAACTTGACGGCAAAGTATGAGCTTGGAAAGGAAGTAGGTCGAGGGCATTTTGGACATACTTGTTGGGCTaaaggtaaaaaaggcgaactTAAAAATCAACCGGTCGCTGTGAAGATCATTTCAAAAGCTAAG ATGACAACAGCTATATCTATTGAAGATGTTCGCAGGGAGGTGAAGATATTGAAGGCCTTGTCTGGACATCAGAATCTTGTCAAGTTTTATGATGCCTTTGAGGATGCCAACAATGTCTACATAGTAATGGA GTTATGTGAAGGAGGGGAACTATTGGACAGGATTCTATCAAG AGGTGGGAGATACACAGAGGAGGATGCCAAAAGTATACTGGTTCAAATACTAAATGTTGTCGCCTTTTGTCATCTTCAAGGTGTGGTCCACCGTGATCTGAAGCCAGAG AACTTCCTTTTTACGAAGAAAGAAGAGGATGCACCAATGAAGGTTATTGATTTTGGTCTATCAGACTTCATCAGACCAG ATCAACGTCTTAATGATATTGTTGGCAGTGCATACTATGTTGCACCTGAAGTACTTCATAGGTCATACAGTATTGAAGCAGATATGTGGAGTATTGGTGTGATAACGTATATCTTATTGTGTGGAAGTAGACCTTTCTGGGCACGTACAGAGTCAGGCATTTTTCGATCCGTGTTACGAGCTGATCCTAATTTTGAGGACTCACCTTGGCCTTCAGTGTCTGCAGaggccagagattttgtgaaaagGCTTTTGAATAAAGACCATAGGAAGAGAATGACCGCTTCTCAAGCATTGG CTCATCCATGGTTAAGGACGGAAAATCCTGTTTTACCTTTAGACATATTGATCTTTAAATTAGTCAAGTCTTATACTCGAGCCTCACCCTTGAAACGTGCAGCATTGAAG GCTCTTTCAAAAGCATTGACAGAAGAAGAGTTAATCTACCTCAGGGCTCAATTCAATTTATTGGAACCGAAAGATGGTCGTGTGTCACTCAACAATTTTAAGATG GCACTTACTAAACAAATGACTGATGCCATGAGGGAGTCAAGAGTTTTTGACATCTTAAATTTGGTGAGACACCTGATGTTATTATA A